The Coffea arabica cultivar ET-39 chromosome 9e, Coffea Arabica ET-39 HiFi, whole genome shotgun sequence genome has a window encoding:
- the LOC113710594 gene encoding putative F-box/LRR-repeat protein 23, protein MQRRASWDALPSTSLVEIFCRTPIKDRFCSLPLVCRSWADVSRNPRCWASMIPAEHSSSACAFDDAFIKHSSSSSSYSRLDSLAFDDPFDGRRSPDSDRGLAMLRSLITRGAGGAAVTSLYFFPFLTCVEAFRPNDDALLRLIAQSCPNLRHLSFHGSYNATEGAILEVMSKCPKLELIDFSDSPYFTPTVLEHMSTCCPDVRGIRRNGFLQPGFASALAVGFPNLRILNLSGSTIVDKDLLTIMTARIGIQYLDITNCQQLKCYMHIIKRAPVQISQILFD, encoded by the exons ATGCAAAGAAGAGCATCATGGGATGCTCTACCCAGCACATCCCTAGTGGAGATATTTTGCAGAACCCCCATCAAAGATCGCTTTTGCAGCCTCCCTCTGGTATGCAGATCGTGGGCCGACGTTTCTCGCAACCCTCGGTGCTGGGCTTCTATGATCCCGGCCGAACACTCATCATCTGCTTGTGCTTTTGATGATGCCTTCATCAaacattcttcttcttcttcttcttatagTCGTCTTGACAGCCTCGCTTTTGACGACCCTTTTGACGGGCGGCGCAGCCCCGATTCCGACCGCGGACTTGCTATGCTCCGGTCACTGATTACCAGAGGGGCTGGCGGAGCTGCCGTTACTTCTCTctatttcttcccttttcttacTTGTGTCGAGGCTTTCCGTCCCAATGATGACGCCCTCCTTCGTCTCATTGCACAaag TTGCCCAAACTTGAGACACCTTTCTTTTCATGGATCCTACAATGCAACTGAGGGAGCAATTTTGGAAGTAATGAGCAAATGCCCAAAACTAGAGCTTATTGACTTCTCCGACTCCCCATACTTCACTCCTACAGTTTTAGAACACATGAGCACTTGCTGTCCCGATGTTAGGGGGATTAGAAGAAATGGATTCTTGCAACCAGGTTTCGCTTCTGCTCTTGCTGTAGGCTTTCCAAATTTGAGGATCTTGAATCTCTCTGGTTCAACTATTGTTGATAAAGATCTACTAACTATCATGACTGCAAGAATTGGGATTCAGTACCTAGACATTACCAATTGCCAGCAGTTGAAGTGTTACATGCACATCATAAAGCGAGCCCCTGTTCAGATATCCCAAATCCTGTTTGATTGA
- the LOC140014515 gene encoding uncharacterized protein isoform X2, with product MRKRARTSLDTAVVDLWKREVGDLSTRNFAHRLAASEDLVLRLDIFGKLDKHRGCVNTVNFNADGDILISGSDDRRVILWDWEGGNVRLSFHSGHHNNVFQAKIMPYTEDRSIVTCAADGQVRHAQILERGKVETRLLAKHHGRAHKLAIEPGSPHIVYTCGEDGLVQHIDLRTGVATELFTCQPIRERSFLSVVQLNAIAINPRNPNLFSVAGADEFARLYDIRKYKWNESTDFGQPVDFFCPTHLRGDKHVGITGLAFSDQSELLVSYADEFIYLFSKDMGLGPHPVPPSPVSSSSDGTEMGNDHRTSSFPADMDADALAGPQVFKGHRNCDTVKGVNFFGPKCEYVVSGSDCGRIFIWKKKDGELIRVMEADKDVVNCIEPHPHTMVLASSGIESDIKLWTPKALERATLPTNIEKRRPKNRRWMYHLASPEDLMLQLISLQRRRTSPERGGENSDVGRELLQLILSLNGNSEGSSDDGGDTTSAEDCLN from the exons ATGAGAAAGAGGGCAAGAACCAGCCTTGACACCGCCGTCGTCGATCTCTGGAAACGAGAGGTCGGCGACCTCTCCACCAGAAACTTCGCTCACCGTCTTGCTGCATCTgag GATCTTGTGCTTCGTCTTGACATCTTTGGGAAGCTGGATAAACACAGAGGTTGTGTGAACACAGTTAACTTTAATGCTGATGGAGACATTCTCATATCGGGTTCGGATGACAGGAGAGTGATATTGTGGGATTGGGAAGGTGGGAATGTTAGACTGTCATTCCATTCAGGCCATCACAACAATGTCTTCCAAGCAAAAATCATGCCATACACTGAAGATAGAAGCATTGTAACTTGTGCTGCTGACGGACAG GTTAGACATGCTCAGATACTGGAGCGTGGAAAAGTGGAGACTAGGCTCCTGGCTAAGCATCACGGACGAGCTCATAAGCTGGCCATTGAACCTGGAAGCCCGCATATAGTTTATACCTGTGGTGAAGATGGATTAGTTCAGCAT ATTGACCTGAGGACTGGAGTTGCTACAGAACTTTTTACATGCCAACCTATTAGGGAAAGGAGTTTCCTGTCAGTTGTTCAACTAAATGCAATTGCAATAAATCCAAGAAATCCCAATTTATTTTCTGTTGCTGGAGCAGATGAATTTGCTCGACTTTATGATATTCGCAAATATAAATGGAATGAATCAACTGATTTTGGTCAGCCTGTTGACTTCTTTTGTCCCACTCATTTACGTGGTGATAAGCATGTAGGGATAACTGGATTGGCATTCTCAGACCAGAGTGAACTTCTCGTGTCCTACGCTGATGAGTTCATTTATCTTTTTTCGAAGGATATGGGACTGGGACCTCACCCAGTACCACCTTCTCCTGTGTCCAGCAGTAGTGATGGTACTGAAATGGGTAATGATCACCGGACAAGTTCATTTCCAGCAGACATGGATGCTGATGCTCTAGCTGGTCCCCAAGTTTTCAAGGGGCACAGGAACTGTGACACAGTTAAGGGTGTGAACTTCTTTGGTCCTAAGTGTGAATATGTGGTGAGCGGATCAGATTGTGGGAGAATATTCATatggaagaagaaagatggggaGCTTATTCGGGTTATGGAAGCTGATAAGGATGTCGTAAATTGTATTGAGCCTCATCCTCATACCATGGTGCTAGCTAGCAGTGGAATTGAGAGTGACATAAAACTATGGACTCCAAAAGCCCTTGAAAGGGCTACTTTGCCGACAAACATTGAAAAG CGGAGGCCCAAGAATCGGCGCTGGATGTATCATCTGGCTTCTCCAGAGGACCTGATGTTGCAGTTGATTTCCCTGCAAAGGCGGAGGACAAGCCCTGAGCGTGGAGGAGAGAATTCAGATGTGGGGCGGGAGCTGCTACAGCTTATTTTGTCATTGAATGGGAACAGCGAAGGTTCCTCTGATGATGGTGGGGATACAACCAGTGCTGAAGATTGTCTCAATTGA
- the LOC140014515 gene encoding uncharacterized protein isoform X1, which yields MRKRARTSLDTAVVDLWKREVGDLSTRNFAHRLAASEDLVLRLDIFGKLDKHRGCVNTVNFNADGDILISGSDDRRVILWDWEGGNVRLSFHSGHHNNVFQAKIMPYTEDRSIVTCAADGQVRHAQILERGKVETRLLAKHHGRAHKLAIEPGSPHIVYTCGEDGLVQHIDLRTGVATELFTCQPIRERSFLSVVQLNAIAINPRNPNLFSVAGADEFARLYDIRKYKWNESTDFGQPVDFFCPTHLRGDKHVGITGLAFSDQSELLVSYADEFIYLFSKDMGLGPHPVPPSPVSSSSDGTEMGNDHRTSSFPADMDADALAGPQVFKGHRNCDTVKGVNFFGPKCEYVVSGSDCGRIFIWKKKDGELIRVMEADKDVVNCIEPHPHTMVLASSGIESDIKLWTPKALERATLPTNIEKVLIPGRIHFFPIGGYEDDSDDDDEEYFYYDGGDSEDFSDDYEEEEEEDDEDSVVDNDDDVDCESVDVEDEDSVGDSDDDVGCESVDVEDEDGEDEEFYDSIIDDCDGSFDTINEDEDEDDEFGDSDDDDWL from the exons ATGAGAAAGAGGGCAAGAACCAGCCTTGACACCGCCGTCGTCGATCTCTGGAAACGAGAGGTCGGCGACCTCTCCACCAGAAACTTCGCTCACCGTCTTGCTGCATCTgag GATCTTGTGCTTCGTCTTGACATCTTTGGGAAGCTGGATAAACACAGAGGTTGTGTGAACACAGTTAACTTTAATGCTGATGGAGACATTCTCATATCGGGTTCGGATGACAGGAGAGTGATATTGTGGGATTGGGAAGGTGGGAATGTTAGACTGTCATTCCATTCAGGCCATCACAACAATGTCTTCCAAGCAAAAATCATGCCATACACTGAAGATAGAAGCATTGTAACTTGTGCTGCTGACGGACAG GTTAGACATGCTCAGATACTGGAGCGTGGAAAAGTGGAGACTAGGCTCCTGGCTAAGCATCACGGACGAGCTCATAAGCTGGCCATTGAACCTGGAAGCCCGCATATAGTTTATACCTGTGGTGAAGATGGATTAGTTCAGCAT ATTGACCTGAGGACTGGAGTTGCTACAGAACTTTTTACATGCCAACCTATTAGGGAAAGGAGTTTCCTGTCAGTTGTTCAACTAAATGCAATTGCAATAAATCCAAGAAATCCCAATTTATTTTCTGTTGCTGGAGCAGATGAATTTGCTCGACTTTATGATATTCGCAAATATAAATGGAATGAATCAACTGATTTTGGTCAGCCTGTTGACTTCTTTTGTCCCACTCATTTACGTGGTGATAAGCATGTAGGGATAACTGGATTGGCATTCTCAGACCAGAGTGAACTTCTCGTGTCCTACGCTGATGAGTTCATTTATCTTTTTTCGAAGGATATGGGACTGGGACCTCACCCAGTACCACCTTCTCCTGTGTCCAGCAGTAGTGATGGTACTGAAATGGGTAATGATCACCGGACAAGTTCATTTCCAGCAGACATGGATGCTGATGCTCTAGCTGGTCCCCAAGTTTTCAAGGGGCACAGGAACTGTGACACAGTTAAGGGTGTGAACTTCTTTGGTCCTAAGTGTGAATATGTGGTGAGCGGATCAGATTGTGGGAGAATATTCATatggaagaagaaagatggggaGCTTATTCGGGTTATGGAAGCTGATAAGGATGTCGTAAATTGTATTGAGCCTCATCCTCATACCATGGTGCTAGCTAGCAGTGGAATTGAGAGTGACATAAAACTATGGACTCCAAAAGCCCTTGAAAGGGCTACTTTGCCGACAAACATTGAAAAG GTACTAATTCCTGGTCGAATTCATTTCTTCCCCATTGGCGGATATGAAGATGACAGTGACGATGATGACGAGGAGTATTTCTATTATGATGGTGGTGATAGTGAGGACTTTAGTGATGATtatgaggaagaagaggaagaggatgatgAAGATTCTGTGGTTgataatgatgatgatgttgATTGTGAGTCAGTGGATGTTGAGGATGAAGATTCTGTGGgtgatagtgatgatgatgtTGGTTGTGAATCAGTGGATGTTGAGGATGAAGATGGTGAAGATGAGGAGTTTTATGACAGTATAATTGACGATTGTGATGGTTCTTTTGACACTATTAatgaggatgaggatgaggatgatGAGTTTGGTGATTCTGATGATGATGACTGGCTGTGA
- the LOC140014844 gene encoding pentatricopeptide repeat-containing protein At2g17033-like: MASAATPTRLILWKMPTPAMDRRCGPVVPVCCSLCKQGQRFLSSLATTDESSSAAHHRSLRKFVKTSSKHVALDTLSHLLSPTTAHPHLSYHLALPLYLIMSQASWFSWNAKLLADVTALMYKQERFIEAEALILQALKKLPAHDRDLCNFYCHLLHSNAKHRSSKGVFDSLTSLKELLARSSSVYVQKRAYESMISGLCEIGLPGEAEDLMEEMRGVGLKPCGFEFKSLVHAYGRLGLFEDMKRSVTQMEDAGVELDTVCSNMVLSSLGSHKVFSEMVSWLRRMKDSEVSFSIRTYNSVLNSCPTLILLLQDPKTIPLSMEDLMGNLSQEEADLVRELVASSVLDEAMECNFAELKLDLHGMHLSTSCLIFLQWIDRLRLRFSAGDNMVPTQITVVCGSGKHSASRGESPVKGLLREMILRIKCPLRIDRRNLGCFVAKGKVFSDWLC; encoded by the exons ATGGCGTCAGCAGCCACACCCACGCGGCTAATACTCTGGAAAATGCCAACGCCGGCAATGGATCGCCGGTGCGGTCCAGTGGTGCCGGTGTGTTGTTCGCTGTGCAAACAAGGCCAGCGCTTCCTAAGCTCCCTCGCCACCACCGACGAATCCTCCTCAGCCGCCCACCACCGCTCACTTCGAAAGTTCGTTAAAACTTCATCCAAACACGTGGCTCTGGATACTCTCTCTCATCTCCTCTCCCCCACCACCGCTCACCCTCACCTCTCCTACCACCTCGCCCTCCCT CTGTACCTCATAATGAGCCAAGCTTCATGGTTCAGCTGGAACGCTAAGCTGTTGGCGGATGTAACAGCTCTCATGTACAAGCAAGAAAGGTTCATCGAAGCTGAGGCCTTAATTCTCCAGGCCCTCAAGAAGCTGCCGGCCCATGACCGAGATCTGTGCAATTTTTATTGTCATCTCCTTCATTCCAACGCCAAGCACCGGTCCAGCAAAGGAGTCTTTGATTCACTCACGAGCTTGAAGGAGCTTCTCGCTCGTTCGTCGTCGGTTTACGTGCAAAAACGAGCGTACGAGTCGATGATTAGCGGTCTTTGTGAGATTGGGTTGCCCGGCGAAGCTGAGGATTTGATGGAAGAAATGAGAGGTGTGGGGCTAAAGCCATGTGGGTTTGAGTTTAAGTCCTTGGTTCATGCTTATGGAAGGTTAGGGTTGTTCGAGGATATGAAGAGGAGTGTGACTCAAATGGAGGACGCAGGGGTTGAGTTGGATACGGTTTGTTCAAATATGGTGCTTTCTTCACTTGGATCGCACAAGGTTTTCTCCGAAATGGTTTCATGGCTTCGGAGAATGAAAGATTCGGAGGTTTCATTCTCTATTCGGACTTATAATTCAGTCTTGAACTCATGCCCCACTCTCATTTTACTGCTGCAAGATCCCAAAACCATTCCCCTTTCAATGGAAGACTTGAtgggcaatttgtcccaagagGAGGCTGATTTGGTCCGGGAGTTGGTTGCATCATCCGTTCTGGACGAGGCAATGGAATGCAATTTTGCCGAGTTGAAGTTGGATCTGCACGGAATGCATTTGAGCACTTCATGTCTGATTTTCTTGCAGTGGATTGACAGGCTGCGGCTGAGGTTTTCGGCGGGAGACAATATGGTTCCAACTCAGATCACAGTGGTTTGTGGGTCGGGAAAACACAGTGCTTCAAGAGGGGAATCCCCAGTGAAAGGTCTGCTGAGGGAGATGATACTGCGGATAAAGTGCCCTCTAAGAATTGACAGGAGGAACCTCGGATGTTTTGTTGCCAAAGGGAAAGTTTTCAGTGATTGGTTATGCTGA